A part of Candidatus Moraniibacteriota bacterium genomic DNA contains:
- the rpsG gene encoding 30S ribosomal protein S7 — MPRRKRQFDKTWKVDARYGNPLVGHFIGMIMWDGKKTVAERIIYDSFEIIRERTKKGGLNVFEQAIKNVSPLLELKSRRVGGANYQVPIPVSGDRRQMLAMRWLRDVCRKKKGKPMAERFADEFLDAANKTGLAMKKREDVHRMAEANKAFAHFA, encoded by the coding sequence ATGCCACGACGGAAACGACAATTTGATAAGACCTGGAAAGTTGATGCTCGCTATGGAAATCCATTAGTCGGGCATTTCATCGGTATGATTATGTGGGACGGTAAGAAAACCGTGGCAGAGCGGATTATTTACGATTCATTCGAGATTATCCGCGAGCGAACCAAGAAGGGCGGACTCAATGTCTTCGAACAGGCAATCAAGAATGTTTCCCCACTCCTTGAACTCAAGAGCCGTCGCGTAGGAGGTGCCAACTATCAGGTGCCGATTCCAGTGTCCGGTGATCGCCGACAAATGCTCGCGATGCGTTGGCTTCGCGATGTGTGTCGCAAGAAAAAGGGCAAGCCGATGGCGGAGCGCTTCGCCGACGAATTTCTCGATGCTGCCAACAAAACCGGTCTTGCCATGAAGAAACGTGAAGATGTTCACCGCATGGCGGAAGCCAACAAAGCTTTTGCTCACTTCGCCTAA
- a CDS encoding site-2 protease family protein: MSPQELVLVGFYLVILLYTVIMHEVAHGVIALWLGDRTAQYSGRLTLNPVSHIDIMGSIVVPLMMFFTTGLAFGWAKPVPYNPYNLKNQKWGPVAVAFAGPGSNFLLAFIAAIIAHVLPVSLAERQDIFSRFFGIIGRVGEWSDRWGGFADAIAGSLPGIFLGFLLMVIFWNVLLGVFNMVPIPPLDGSKLLYPLLSLRPETVIFLEQYGFVFLLLVIFSPLGLLIQWPLGIFLDFFLSIAA, from the coding sequence ATGTCACCCCAAGAACTAGTGCTCGTTGGATTCTATCTCGTTATTCTCCTCTACACGGTCATCATGCATGAAGTGGCACATGGTGTTATTGCGCTCTGGCTTGGTGATAGGACGGCGCAGTATTCTGGACGATTGACGCTCAATCCGGTTTCTCACATCGACATCATGGGATCGATTGTGGTGCCGCTCATGATGTTTTTTACGACGGGTCTCGCCTTTGGTTGGGCGAAGCCGGTGCCATACAATCCCTACAATCTCAAGAATCAGAAATGGGGACCGGTTGCCGTTGCTTTTGCTGGACCGGGTTCGAACTTCTTGCTTGCATTTATCGCGGCAATTATTGCCCATGTTCTTCCGGTGAGCCTTGCTGAGCGACAGGATATTTTTTCCCGGTTCTTTGGCATTATCGGGCGCGTGGGAGAGTGGTCGGATCGGTGGGGTGGTTTTGCAGATGCAATCGCCGGGTCGCTTCCAGGGATATTTCTCGGGTTTCTTCTCATGGTGATTTTCTGGAATGTGCTACTTGGGGTTTTTAATATGGTGCCTATTCCTCCACTCGACGGTTCGAAGCTCTTGTATCCGCTTTTGTCACTTCGCCCCGAGACGGTAATCTTCCTTGAGCAGTATGGATTTGTCTTTCTGCTTCTCGTCATTTTCTCGCCGCTCGGACTCTTGATTCAATGGCCACTGGGCATATTTCTCGACTTCTTCCTTAGTATCGCAGCGTGA
- the rpmB gene encoding 50S ribosomal protein L28: protein MSRVCAFSGRGTASGNTRSHSNIATRRTFKINLQSKKIGGVRVKLSTRAIRTLTKVKK, encoded by the coding sequence ATGAGCAGAGTATGCGCCTTCTCCGGTCGCGGCACCGCCTCCGGAAACACCCGAAGTCACTCGAATATCGCCACCCGGCGTACGTTCAAAATAAACCTCCAGTCCAAAAAGATTGGTGGTGTCCGTGTGAAACTCAGCACCCGAGCCATTCGCACGCTTACCAAGGTCAAGAAATAG
- the rpsL gene encoding 30S ribosomal protein S12 yields the protein MPTLNQLVRRPRVSSSKKSKSPAFGFVMNTLKNHPTNSTGPYKRGVCLKVSTTTPKKPNSALRKIARVRLTNGMEVTAYIPGIGHNLQEHSIVMIRGGRVKDLPGVRYHIVRGVLDASGVADRKRSRSKYGAKRPKEA from the coding sequence GTGCCGACACTGAATCAGCTGGTCCGCCGTCCGCGGGTCTCATCCTCCAAGAAGTCAAAGTCGCCTGCGTTCGGGTTTGTAATGAATACCCTCAAGAACCACCCGACCAATTCGACGGGTCCATACAAACGAGGGGTGTGTCTCAAGGTGTCGACGACGACACCGAAGAAGCCAAACTCCGCGCTTCGGAAAATTGCTCGCGTTCGCCTTACCAATGGTATGGAAGTGACTGCATATATTCCCGGTATCGGACACAATTTGCAGGAGCACTCCATTGTGATGATTCGCGGTGGACGAGTGAAAGATCTTCCAGGTGTGCGCTATCACATTGTGCGCGGCGTACTTGATGCTTCGGGTGTTGCCGATCGGAAGCGCAGTCGCTCGAAGTATGGAGCAAAACGTCCGAAGGAAGCATAA
- the tadA gene encoding Flp pilus assembly complex ATPase component TadA, with translation MKIKNQQLKEFILDSDLVAAESLEGAFQEAERSKTSLGVVLLSKKLLSETDLQKLYAYILGIPFVDLSKEAIPTDILHIIPEPIAKKSHVVAFEKAGTNLKVAMLNPDDLQTIDFIKKKTGLKIVPCLTTEESINQVLRQYGKSLKAEFGDILNAESVVGGEFSADVDPEQNLEKVAQDIPVIRVVDTLIKHAILQSASDIHIEPEEKEVHVRYRIDGILHDAMTLPRDIAAGIVARIKVLSNLKLDEHRLPQDGRFKLESEEQRISFRVSILPVFDGEKIVMRLLDESSKGLTLEKMGFAGVPLEIVHREIKKPNGMVLVTGPTGSGKTTTLYTVMDILNTNEVNISTVEDPVEYRMPRVNQTQVNSKIGMTFAAALRALLRQDPDIVMVGEIRDEETLEIALHAAMTGHLVLSTLHTNGAAAAIPRMIDMGAEPFLIASTTNVVIAQRLVRRLCVECREEYHMKKAELATLGKTFNLEEVMVSLKREDQMKEKLSNISDWESVSFFRAKGCDQCGGEGYHGRVGIYEVFEMTSDIRRLVMESATSEALEKAARDAGMLTMVEDGFLKAILGATSVEEILRVTKE, from the coding sequence ATGAAAATAAAAAATCAACAACTCAAAGAATTTATTCTCGACTCTGACTTAGTGGCAGCGGAGTCTCTCGAGGGCGCGTTTCAAGAAGCAGAACGCTCAAAGACATCTCTTGGAGTGGTGCTTTTGAGCAAGAAATTGCTCTCTGAGACCGATCTTCAGAAACTCTACGCGTATATTCTCGGCATTCCTTTTGTTGATCTTTCGAAGGAAGCCATTCCGACGGATATCCTTCATATTATTCCGGAACCCATTGCGAAGAAGTCACATGTTGTTGCCTTTGAGAAAGCGGGGACGAATCTCAAGGTGGCAATGCTTAATCCGGATGATTTGCAGACCATCGACTTTATCAAAAAGAAAACGGGTCTCAAGATTGTGCCGTGTCTGACGACCGAGGAGAGTATCAATCAGGTACTTCGTCAGTATGGGAAAAGTCTTAAAGCAGAGTTTGGTGATATTCTCAACGCAGAAAGTGTCGTTGGGGGAGAGTTTAGTGCTGATGTTGATCCGGAACAAAATCTCGAAAAGGTAGCGCAGGATATTCCGGTTATTCGCGTTGTTGACACGCTCATCAAACATGCGATTTTGCAGTCGGCGAGTGATATTCATATTGAACCGGAGGAAAAGGAAGTGCACGTCCGCTATCGTATAGATGGTATTTTGCACGATGCTATGACATTGCCGCGAGACATTGCTGCTGGCATCGTCGCTCGTATCAAAGTCTTGTCTAATCTGAAACTCGACGAGCACCGTTTGCCTCAGGATGGTCGCTTCAAATTGGAGAGTGAGGAACAGCGTATTTCGTTTCGCGTGAGCATCCTCCCTGTTTTTGATGGTGAGAAAATCGTAATGCGTCTTCTCGATGAATCTTCAAAAGGTCTCACACTTGAGAAAATGGGCTTTGCTGGCGTTCCGTTGGAGATCGTACATCGCGAAATCAAGAAGCCAAACGGTATGGTTTTGGTAACGGGACCGACCGGGAGTGGAAAAACGACGACACTGTACACCGTGATGGATATCTTAAATACGAATGAGGTGAATATCAGTACCGTTGAGGATCCGGTGGAGTATCGTATGCCGCGCGTGAATCAAACGCAGGTGAATTCGAAGATTGGTATGACATTTGCAGCGGCGCTTCGCGCATTGTTACGTCAGGATCCGGATATCGTTATGGTAGGAGAGATTCGCGATGAAGAGACGCTCGAAATCGCACTCCACGCGGCGATGACAGGGCATCTCGTGCTTTCGACGCTTCATACGAATGGTGCCGCCGCCGCGATTCCACGCATGATTGATATGGGAGCAGAGCCATTTCTCATCGCCTCGACGACCAATGTGGTGATTGCTCAGCGTCTCGTGCGTCGATTGTGTGTTGAGTGTCGTGAGGAATACCATATGAAGAAAGCTGAGTTGGCCACACTTGGAAAGACATTTAACCTCGAAGAGGTGATGGTGTCTCTGAAGAGAGAGGATCAGATGAAAGAAAAGCTCTCAAATATTTCTGATTGGGAAAGTGTATCGTTTTTTCGCGCGAAGGGTTGCGATCAGTGTGGTGGTGAAGGCTATCATGGACGAGTTGGTATCTACGAAGTCTTTGAAATGACGAGTGATATCCGTCGATTAGTAATGGAGTCGGCAACTTCGGAAGCGCTCGAAAAGGCGGCGCGAGATGCTGGCATGCTCACCATGGTGGAAGATGGCTTTCTGAAAGCGATACTTGGTGCTACATCAGTTGAAGAAATTCTTCGTGTGACCAAGGAATAG
- a CDS encoding ribonuclease H-like domain-containing protein: MSTLVFDIETIGEDFDTLDETTQKVLTRWIREDSFSDQEYQSALEDVKNSLGFSPLTGEIVAIGMLDVERGKSAVYFQAPGESTEPFEENGVMYKPMEEGEMIGEFWRVAEKYDSFVTFNGRGFDVPFLMMRSAVHQIRPTRDLLSNRYLPLQRGAKHIDLMDQMTFYGATRRRPSLHLACRAFGIPTPKGEGIDGDSVTRFFREKRFKDIARYNVRDIEATGALYGYWDQYLRF, encoded by the coding sequence ATGTCGACACTGGTTTTTGATATAGAGACAATCGGAGAGGATTTCGATACGCTTGATGAAACGACACAGAAGGTGTTGACACGATGGATTCGTGAGGATTCATTTAGCGACCAAGAATACCAATCGGCGCTTGAGGATGTGAAAAATAGTCTTGGTTTTTCGCCTTTGACCGGCGAGATTGTGGCAATCGGTATGCTCGATGTCGAACGAGGGAAGTCGGCGGTCTACTTCCAAGCGCCAGGCGAATCAACAGAACCGTTCGAAGAGAATGGCGTTATGTATAAGCCGATGGAAGAAGGAGAGATGATTGGAGAATTTTGGCGCGTTGCTGAGAAATACGATTCGTTTGTCACCTTCAATGGGCGAGGTTTTGACGTGCCGTTTCTTATGATGCGGTCGGCGGTTCATCAGATTCGCCCGACGCGCGACCTGCTCTCAAATCGCTATCTTCCACTTCAGCGTGGCGCAAAGCATATCGATCTCATGGATCAGATGACATTCTATGGAGCGACACGTCGCCGACCGAGTTTGCATCTTGCGTGTCGCGCCTTTGGTATCCCGACACCAAAGGGCGAGGGAATCGATGGGGATAGTGTCACGAGATTTTTTCGCGAGAAGCGATTCAAAGATATTGCTCGGTACAATGTCCGCGATATCGAAGCAACCGGCGCACTCTATGGCTATTGGGATCAGTATTTGCGATTTTGA
- the fusA gene encoding elongation factor G, with protein sequence MPRTTPLKDYRNIGIIAHIDAGKTTTTERVLFYTGITHKIGEVHEGEATMDWMEQERERGITITSAATTCYWKKHQINIIDTPGHVDFTVEVERSLRVLDGGVVVFDGKEGVEPQSETVWRQADKYSVPRICFINKIDKEGADFEVALASIWNRLTPNAVAIQYPIGVRSDFSGIVDLMEMKAYTFEGAMGEKIVPIDIPSDMAETVKKWRETMVEKISETDDILIEKFLGGEEISVPELKAALRKAVISTKLIPVLVGTALRNKGVQLVLDAVVDYLPSPLDIPPAKGIDPKTGAEMEVRVEDGAPFSALAFKVATDPFVGQLTFFRVYSGVVKAGSYVLNSTKGEKERIGRILQIHANHREEIEELYAGGIGALVGMKATTTGDTLCDAERPVILESITFPEPVIDIAVEPKTKADQEKMALALKKLAEEDPTFRVHTDEESGQTILSGMGELHLDIIVDRMRREFKVDVNVGRPQVAYRETIKMTAEAEGKYIKQSGGRGQYGHCWVRLEPQEAGKGYEFASEVKGGVVPQEYIKPIDKGIQEAMLNGVLAGYPVVDVKAVVYDGSSHDVDSSEAAFKIAGSLAFKEAMRRAKPIILEPIMKVVVITPEAFMGDAVGDINAKRGIIKEMNDRGEGNARVKEISAEVPLASMFGYATSLRSMSQGRASSSMEFSHYAEVPSNVSQEIMGGEKKK encoded by the coding sequence ATGCCTCGCACGACACCGCTCAAAGACTATAGAAATATCGGAATTATTGCGCATATCGATGCAGGGAAGACAACCACTACCGAGCGCGTACTCTTCTATACGGGTATTACGCACAAGATTGGTGAAGTTCATGAAGGTGAGGCAACAATGGACTGGATGGAGCAGGAGCGTGAGCGCGGTATTACGATTACGAGCGCGGCGACAACATGCTATTGGAAGAAGCATCAGATTAATATCATCGATACGCCAGGACACGTCGATTTCACTGTTGAAGTGGAGCGGTCGCTTCGTGTGCTCGATGGAGGTGTTGTTGTTTTTGATGGCAAGGAAGGGGTTGAACCGCAATCGGAAACCGTGTGGCGACAGGCGGACAAGTACAGCGTGCCACGCATTTGTTTTATCAACAAAATAGATAAAGAAGGGGCTGACTTCGAAGTAGCGCTCGCTTCTATCTGGAACCGACTGACACCAAATGCCGTCGCCATTCAATATCCGATTGGTGTTCGATCGGACTTTTCCGGTATCGTGGACCTCATGGAAATGAAGGCGTACACGTTCGAGGGCGCTATGGGTGAGAAGATTGTTCCGATTGATATTCCGAGTGACATGGCTGAGACGGTCAAAAAGTGGCGCGAAACCATGGTGGAGAAAATTTCCGAGACGGATGATATACTCATTGAAAAATTTTTGGGCGGTGAGGAGATTTCTGTTCCCGAACTCAAAGCGGCACTTCGAAAAGCAGTCATTTCAACGAAACTTATTCCCGTGCTTGTAGGAACAGCGTTGCGCAATAAGGGTGTGCAACTTGTTCTTGATGCAGTGGTGGACTATCTTCCTTCGCCTCTCGATATTCCTCCGGCGAAGGGAATCGACCCGAAGACTGGTGCAGAGATGGAAGTGAGAGTGGAAGACGGTGCCCCTTTTTCGGCGCTTGCTTTCAAGGTGGCGACAGACCCGTTCGTCGGACAACTCACCTTTTTCCGAGTGTACTCTGGTGTGGTGAAGGCGGGATCGTATGTGTTGAATTCTACCAAGGGTGAGAAAGAACGTATCGGGCGTATCTTGCAGATTCATGCGAATCATCGTGAAGAAATAGAGGAGCTCTATGCGGGTGGTATTGGTGCATTGGTTGGCATGAAGGCGACGACTACTGGCGATACGCTCTGTGATGCTGAGAGACCGGTAATCCTCGAGTCCATCACATTTCCAGAGCCGGTTATTGATATTGCGGTTGAGCCAAAGACCAAAGCAGACCAAGAAAAGATGGCACTTGCTCTCAAGAAGCTTGCCGAAGAAGATCCAACATTCCGTGTGCACACTGATGAAGAAAGTGGACAGACGATCCTTTCCGGTATGGGCGAATTGCATCTTGATATCATTGTCGACCGCATGCGCCGCGAGTTCAAGGTGGATGTGAATGTTGGTCGCCCGCAGGTTGCCTATCGTGAAACAATTAAGATGACAGCGGAAGCTGAGGGGAAATATATCAAACAATCCGGTGGTCGCGGACAATATGGACACTGCTGGGTTCGTCTCGAACCTCAGGAAGCGGGGAAGGGCTATGAGTTTGCGAGTGAAGTAAAGGGTGGTGTTGTTCCGCAGGAATATATCAAGCCGATTGACAAGGGAATTCAAGAGGCCATGTTGAATGGTGTGCTTGCGGGCTATCCGGTCGTCGATGTAAAGGCAGTGGTGTACGATGGTTCCTCGCACGATGTCGACTCATCGGAAGCGGCGTTCAAGATTGCCGGTTCCCTCGCGTTCAAAGAAGCGATGCGTCGAGCGAAGCCGATTATTCTCGAACCAATTATGAAGGTAGTGGTGATTACGCCGGAGGCATTTATGGGCGATGCGGTGGGTGATATCAATGCCAAGCGCGGTATTATCAAAGAAATGAATGATCGTGGAGAGGGCAATGCTCGTGTGAAAGAAATCAGTGCTGAGGTGCCACTCGCGTCAATGTTTGGCTATGCGACATCGTTGCGCTCTATGTCTCAGGGTCGCGCGAGTTCTTCGATGGAATTTAGTCACTATGCCGAGGTCCCTTCAAATGTCTCCCAAGAAATCATGGGCGGCGAGAAGAAGAAATAG
- a CDS encoding lytic murein transglycosylase: protein MALLLSAALPYMAIAQDDAGNIQDDIQKYEKRLEAATKKKKTLEQTLNQVNVSLSVAIAAVQKTQAAILDTKDSITRAALEIELTDQQITLKQAVLADLVREAYLRGAESPADIALGGATLSEILDTSTQFATIGSRIGNILDDMEQLKADRETEKASLETKKKEAEAALAKKNAEKAVLAQNQSAIAQDVAEQTATVEELQKKLAELESDLNTLTGKSYNAKDIKEAVEFASGKTGVPKGVLYGFLKMETNLGVNTGQCTYKEVENVAVARYKKYGSKYKASIALLYKRQDIFYTLVDDLGYSKNKKVSCSPSGYIGQGGAMGVSQFMSDVWQGYSSEVAAKTGHKTPDPWNLTDGVMAMATKLRKAGATSDKESVIKAASINYLGTFYSNYYNGIVYWSKNYKKLFD from the coding sequence TTGGCACTTCTTTTGAGTGCTGCTTTGCCGTATATGGCGATAGCACAAGATGATGCGGGGAATATCCAAGATGATATTCAAAAGTACGAGAAGCGACTTGAGGCAGCGACCAAGAAAAAGAAAACGCTCGAGCAGACTCTCAATCAGGTAAATGTATCACTCAGTGTCGCGATAGCGGCGGTACAGAAGACGCAGGCGGCTATTCTCGATACAAAAGATTCGATTACACGTGCGGCACTGGAAATCGAACTCACAGATCAACAAATCACTTTGAAGCAAGCAGTGCTTGCTGATTTGGTGCGCGAGGCATATTTGCGAGGTGCTGAGTCACCGGCTGATATTGCTTTGGGAGGGGCAACGCTTTCGGAAATACTCGATACGTCGACGCAGTTCGCGACAATAGGTTCGCGCATCGGAAATATTCTCGATGATATGGAGCAATTGAAAGCTGATCGTGAAACTGAGAAGGCATCGCTTGAAACGAAAAAGAAAGAGGCTGAAGCAGCGCTTGCCAAGAAGAATGCCGAGAAGGCAGTACTTGCACAGAATCAGTCGGCAATTGCACAGGATGTTGCCGAACAAACGGCAACTGTAGAAGAGTTACAGAAGAAACTTGCTGAATTGGAAAGCGATTTGAATACATTGACCGGGAAGTCGTATAATGCAAAAGATATTAAAGAAGCAGTAGAATTTGCAAGTGGTAAAACGGGCGTACCGAAGGGCGTGCTCTATGGGTTTCTCAAAATGGAGACGAATCTCGGTGTTAATACCGGGCAGTGCACGTACAAGGAAGTGGAGAATGTGGCGGTTGCGCGGTATAAGAAGTATGGATCGAAATATAAAGCATCTATTGCGCTCCTCTACAAGCGGCAGGATATTTTCTATACTCTTGTTGATGATTTGGGATACAGTAAGAATAAGAAAGTGTCGTGTTCGCCAAGTGGGTATATTGGACAGGGTGGTGCGATGGGGGTTTCGCAGTTTATGTCGGATGTGTGGCAGGGCTATTCATCGGAAGTAGCAGCGAAGACGGGACACAAAACACCTGATCCGTGGAATTTGACCGATGGCGTGATGGCAATGGCAACTAAACTCCGCAAAGCAGGAGCGACATCCGATAAGGAGTCGGTTATTAAAGCGGCGTCTATAAATTATCTTGGCACCTTTTATAGTAACTATTACAATGGCATTGTCTATTGGTCGAAGAATTATAAAAAACTTTTCGATTGA
- the mscL gene encoding large-conductance mechanosensitive channel protein MscL: MASFIAEFKSFAIKGNVIDLAVGVIIGTAFGKIVTSLVSDILMPPMGLVLNKVNFSELYWNLSSTHYQTLEAAQKAGAPTLNYGLFLTNIIGFALTAFAVFIFIKQLNRLRPAGKDTPSASPKPSKQELLLTEIRDLLAEQKK, encoded by the coding sequence ATGGCGTCGTTTATTGCAGAATTCAAATCATTTGCTATCAAAGGAAATGTCATCGACCTCGCTGTCGGCGTCATTATCGGAACCGCTTTCGGCAAAATTGTCACTTCCCTTGTGTCGGATATTCTTATGCCACCCATGGGACTCGTCCTCAACAAGGTAAACTTCTCCGAACTCTACTGGAACCTCTCGAGCACCCACTACCAGACACTCGAAGCCGCCCAGAAAGCTGGTGCACCGACACTCAACTACGGACTCTTCTTGACCAATATCATCGGCTTCGCTCTCACTGCATTCGCCGTCTTCATTTTCATCAAACAACTCAACCGCCTCCGCCCAGCAGGAAAAGACACTCCCTCTGCATCACCGAAACCTTCCAAACAAGAACTTCTTCTCACGGAAATACGGGATCTCCTCGCAGAGCAGAAAAAATAG
- a CDS encoding nucleoside-diphosphate kinase (catalyzes the formation of nucleoside triphosphate from ATP and nucleoside diphosphate): MGNAQKERTLVIMKPDAVQRSLMGEILGRYERSGLKLVAMKMLIPTPEMATEHYMVGGEEWLENVGKKASAAYEKKGEKSPYATFRENGMAILTSNATYLSAGPVVAMVWEGNGSVGIVRKLTGATEPFGSDVGTIRGDFTVDSYQLADTGNRSIRNLIHASGDPSEAEKEIPIWFAEKELLSYRHVQEAILYDVNLDGILE; this comes from the coding sequence ATGGGAAATGCACAAAAAGAACGAACGTTGGTGATTATGAAGCCGGATGCGGTGCAACGATCGCTCATGGGAGAAATTCTCGGACGGTATGAACGTAGTGGTCTCAAGCTCGTCGCCATGAAAATGCTTATCCCGACGCCAGAAATGGCAACGGAGCACTACATGGTAGGCGGTGAGGAATGGCTCGAAAATGTTGGCAAGAAAGCATCTGCAGCGTATGAAAAGAAGGGCGAGAAATCCCCGTACGCAACGTTTCGCGAGAATGGCATGGCGATTCTTACGTCAAATGCGACCTATCTTTCTGCTGGACCGGTGGTTGCGATGGTGTGGGAGGGCAATGGCTCCGTGGGTATTGTCCGGAAGTTGACTGGAGCGACCGAGCCCTTTGGAAGTGATGTGGGGACGATTCGCGGTGACTTCACCGTGGATTCGTATCAGCTTGCCGATACAGGCAATCGTTCTATCCGCAACCTTATTCACGCCTCTGGTGATCCGTCAGAAGCCGAGAAGGAGATTCCTATTTGGTTTGCCGAAAAAGAGCTTCTTTCTTACCGACATGTTCAGGAAGCGATTCTCTACGATGTGAACTTGGATGGGATTTTGGAGTAG